One genomic window of Mycolicibacterium neoaurum includes the following:
- the hisB gene encoding imidazoleglycerol-phosphate dehydratase HisB: MSRRAKVERTTRESDIVVEIDLDGTGQVDITTGVPFFDHMLTALGSHASFDLTVHAKGDTEIEGHHTIEDTAIVLGQALGQALGDKRGIRRFGDAFIPMDETLAHAAVDVSGRPYFVHTGEPDYMVEFTIAGSGAGSTAPYHTVINRHVFESLAFNARIALHVRTLYGRDPHHITEAEYKAVARALRQAVEFDPRVTGVPSTKGTL, from the coding sequence ATGAGCCGCCGGGCCAAGGTCGAACGCACGACCCGCGAATCGGACATCGTCGTCGAGATCGACCTGGATGGCACCGGTCAGGTCGACATCACCACCGGCGTGCCGTTCTTCGACCACATGCTGACCGCACTGGGCAGCCACGCCAGCTTCGATCTCACGGTGCACGCAAAGGGTGACACCGAGATCGAAGGCCACCACACCATCGAGGACACCGCCATCGTGCTGGGCCAGGCGCTCGGGCAGGCCCTCGGCGACAAGCGGGGTATCCGCCGCTTCGGTGACGCCTTCATCCCGATGGACGAGACGCTGGCCCATGCCGCGGTGGATGTGTCCGGCCGACCGTACTTCGTGCACACCGGCGAGCCGGATTACATGGTGGAGTTCACCATTGCCGGATCCGGCGCCGGCTCGACCGCGCCGTATCACACCGTGATCAACCGGCATGTGTTCGAGTCGCTGGCCTTCAACGCCCGCATCGCACTACATGTGCGCACCCTCTACGGTCGCGATCCGCACCACATCACCGAGGCCGAATACAAGGCGGTCGCCCGTGCGCTGCGCCAGGCCGTCGAATTCGACCCGCGGGTCACCGGTGTGCCCTCGACGAAGGGCACGTTGTAA
- the hisH gene encoding imidazole glycerol phosphate synthase subunit HisH encodes MGLSKKVTILDYGSGNLRSAQRALERTGAEVGVTADPAAALQADGLVVPGVGAYEACMAGLRAIDGERLIAERVTAGRPVLGICVGMQIMFTEGVEFGVQTRGCAQWPGAVTRLDAPVIPHMGWNTVDAPSESVLFKGLDTDTRFYFVHSYAAQTWTGAADATLTWATHQVPFLAAVEDGALSATQFHPEKSGDAGATLLRNWVDSLD; translated from the coding sequence GTGGGACTTTCGAAGAAGGTCACCATTCTCGACTACGGCTCGGGGAACCTGCGCTCGGCGCAGCGTGCCCTGGAGCGCACCGGTGCCGAGGTCGGGGTGACCGCCGATCCTGCCGCGGCGCTGCAGGCCGATGGTTTGGTGGTGCCCGGTGTCGGCGCGTACGAGGCCTGCATGGCAGGGCTACGTGCGATCGACGGTGAGCGACTGATCGCCGAGCGGGTGACCGCCGGCCGGCCGGTGCTGGGGATCTGCGTGGGAATGCAGATCATGTTCACCGAGGGTGTCGAGTTCGGGGTGCAGACCCGCGGCTGCGCCCAATGGCCCGGTGCGGTCACTCGGCTGGACGCTCCTGTCATCCCGCATATGGGGTGGAACACCGTCGACGCGCCATCGGAGAGCGTGCTGTTCAAGGGCCTCGACACCGATACCCGGTTCTACTTCGTGCACTCGTATGCGGCACAGACCTGGACCGGAGCGGCCGACGCGACGCTGACCTGGGCGACCCATCAGGTGCCCTTCCTGGCCGCCGTGGAGGACGGCGCGCTCTCTGCCACCCAGTTTCACCCCGAGAAGAGTGGCGACGCCGGTGCGACGCTGCTGCGCAACTGGGTCGACAGCCTCGATTGA
- the priA gene encoding bifunctional 1-(5-phosphoribosyl)-5-((5-phosphoribosylamino)methylideneamino)imidazole-4-carboxamide isomerase/phosphoribosylanthranilate isomerase PriA produces MSLILLPAVDVVEGRAVRLVQGVAGSETEYGSALDAALGWQRDGAEWIHLVDLDAAFGRGSNRELLAEVVGKLDVAVELSGGIRDDESLRAALGTGCRRVNLGTAALENPQWCAAAIAEHGDKVAVGLDVKLENGEYRLRGRGWETDGGDLWPVLDRLVGEGCSRFVVTDVTKDGTLNGPNLELLASVTERTEAPVIASGGVSSLDDLRAIATLTDRGVEGAIVGKALYAGRFTLPEALSAVSG; encoded by the coding sequence GTGTCATTGATTCTTCTTCCCGCCGTCGATGTCGTCGAGGGACGGGCGGTACGCCTCGTGCAGGGCGTGGCCGGCAGCGAGACCGAATACGGTTCGGCCCTGGACGCGGCGTTGGGCTGGCAGCGCGACGGCGCCGAGTGGATCCATCTGGTCGATCTGGACGCCGCCTTCGGTCGCGGTTCCAATCGTGAACTGCTGGCCGAGGTCGTCGGAAAGCTCGACGTCGCCGTGGAACTTTCCGGCGGTATCCGCGACGACGAGTCGCTGCGCGCCGCTCTGGGCACCGGCTGCCGGCGGGTGAACCTCGGGACCGCCGCGCTGGAGAACCCGCAGTGGTGCGCCGCCGCGATCGCCGAGCACGGTGACAAGGTCGCCGTCGGTCTGGACGTGAAGCTGGAGAACGGCGAGTACCGGTTGCGCGGACGCGGCTGGGAAACCGATGGTGGCGACCTATGGCCGGTGCTGGATCGCCTTGTCGGTGAAGGCTGTTCGCGCTTCGTCGTCACCGATGTCACCAAGGACGGCACCCTCAACGGGCCCAACCTGGAGCTGCTGGCCTCGGTGACCGAGCGCACCGAGGCGCCGGTGATCGCCTCCGGTGGGGTGTCCAGCCTCGATGATCTGCGGGCCATCGCAACCCTGACCGATCGTGGAGTCGAGGGCGCCATCGTCGGAAAAGCACTCTACGCAGGGCGATTCACCCTTCCCGAGGCACTCAGCGCGGTCAGCGGCTGA
- a CDS encoding inositol monophosphatase, giving the protein MLEPGQLAGLVATAAEILDEASGPFVAGHRADSAVRKQGNDFATEVDLAIERQVVAALTERTGIGVHGEEFGGESLDSELVWVLDPIDGTFNYAAGSPMAAILLGLLHEGTPVAGLTWLPFVGNRYTAMVGAPLRDNGTELPALGTTGLAESIIGIQTFNIDSHGRFPGRYRVEVLANLSRVSSRIRMHGATGVDLAYVASGILGGAISFGHHVWDHAAGVALVRAAGGIVTDLAGQPWTIESKSALAAAPGIHGDILELVAAAGAPEDY; this is encoded by the coding sequence ATGCTCGAACCCGGGCAGCTGGCGGGCCTGGTCGCGACGGCCGCCGAGATCCTCGACGAGGCGTCGGGCCCCTTCGTGGCAGGCCACCGCGCCGACTCGGCGGTGCGCAAGCAGGGCAACGATTTTGCCACCGAGGTGGACCTGGCCATCGAGCGGCAGGTGGTGGCCGCGCTGACCGAGCGCACCGGTATCGGGGTGCACGGCGAGGAGTTCGGCGGAGAATCACTGGATTCAGAGCTGGTCTGGGTGCTCGATCCGATCGATGGCACGTTCAACTACGCGGCAGGCTCACCGATGGCCGCGATCCTGCTCGGGCTGCTGCACGAGGGAACTCCGGTCGCCGGGCTGACCTGGCTGCCGTTTGTCGGCAACCGCTACACCGCCATGGTCGGAGCGCCATTGCGCGACAACGGCACCGAACTGCCCGCCCTGGGCACCACCGGGCTTGCCGAATCCATCATCGGCATCCAGACCTTCAACATCGACTCGCACGGCCGGTTTCCGGGCCGCTACCGCGTGGAGGTGCTCGCCAACCTGAGCCGGGTGTCCTCGCGGATCCGCATGCACGGGGCCACTGGGGTCGACCTGGCTTATGTGGCGTCCGGAATCCTGGGCGGGGCAATCAGTTTCGGTCATCATGTCTGGGACCACGCGGCCGGTGTCGCGCTGGTGCGGGCGGCCGGTGGAATCGTCACCGACCTGGCCGGGCAGCCATGGACCATCGAATCGAAATCGGCGCTGGCCGCCGCCCCCGGTATCCACGGAGACATCCTGGAGCTGGTGGCCGCCGCCGGGGCACCGGAGGATTACTGA
- the hisF gene encoding imidazole glycerol phosphate synthase subunit HisF, translating into MAIAVRVIPCLDVDDGRVVKGVNFENLRDAGDPVELAAAYDAAGADELTFLDVTASSSGRSTMLEVVRRTAEQVFIPLTVGGGVRSVADVDILLRAGADKVSVNTAAIARPELLADLSRQFGSQCIVLSVDARTVPGDQEPTRSGWEVTTHGGRRGTGIDAVEWARRGAELGVGEILLNSMDADGTKAGFDLPMLHAVREAVSVPVIASGGAGAVDHFAPAVHAGADAVLAASVFHFGELTIGEVKAAMAADGITVR; encoded by the coding sequence ATGGCCATCGCAGTCAGGGTGATCCCGTGCCTGGACGTCGACGACGGCCGGGTGGTCAAGGGCGTCAACTTCGAGAACCTCCGGGATGCGGGCGATCCGGTCGAGCTGGCGGCGGCCTACGACGCCGCCGGGGCCGATGAGCTGACCTTCCTGGACGTCACCGCGTCCTCGTCGGGACGCAGCACCATGCTCGAGGTGGTGCGTCGCACCGCCGAGCAGGTCTTCATCCCGCTGACCGTGGGTGGCGGGGTCCGGTCGGTCGCCGACGTCGACATCCTGCTGCGCGCCGGTGCGGACAAGGTCTCGGTCAACACCGCCGCCATCGCGCGGCCGGAACTGCTGGCCGACCTGTCCCGCCAGTTCGGTTCGCAGTGCATCGTGTTGAGCGTGGACGCGCGCACGGTGCCCGGCGACCAGGAGCCGACGCGGTCGGGCTGGGAGGTGACCACCCACGGCGGGCGCCGGGGCACCGGTATTGACGCCGTCGAATGGGCCCGCCGCGGAGCCGAGCTCGGGGTGGGGGAGATCCTGCTGAACTCGATGGATGCCGATGGCACCAAGGCCGGTTTCGATCTGCCGATGCTGCACGCGGTCCGCGAGGCGGTCTCGGTGCCGGTGATCGCCAGTGGTGGCGCGGGGGCGGTGGATCACTTCGCGCCCGCCGTGCACGCCGGTGCCGACGCGGTGCTCGCCGCCAGCGTCTTCCATTTCGGCGAGTTGACCATCGGTGAGGTGAAGGCTGCGATGGCCGCCGACGGGATCACCGTCCGATGA
- the hisI gene encoding phosphoribosyl-AMP cyclohydrolase, with amino-acid sequence MGNLDPAIASRLKRNEAGLFTAVVQERGSGDVLMVAWMDDDALARTLETREATYFSRSRGEQWVKGATSGHTQYVHSVRLDCDGDSVLLEVDQVGGACHTGDHSCFDADQLLGDG; translated from the coding sequence ATGGGCAATCTCGACCCCGCCATCGCATCGCGGCTCAAGCGCAACGAGGCCGGATTGTTCACCGCAGTCGTCCAGGAGCGGGGCAGCGGCGACGTCCTGATGGTGGCCTGGATGGACGATGATGCATTGGCCCGCACGCTGGAAACCCGCGAGGCGACCTACTTCTCCCGCTCGCGCGGCGAGCAGTGGGTCAAGGGCGCCACCTCCGGTCACACCCAGTACGTGCACTCGGTTCGGCTGGATTGTGACGGGGACAGCGTGCTGCTGGAGGTCGACCAGGTGGGCGGCGCGTGCCACACCGGTGACCACAGTTGTTTCGACGCAGACCAGTTGCTCGGGGACGGCTGA
- a CDS encoding N-6 DNA methylase produces the protein MTEDTAAARKARGAFFTPTSITRYLADWAVREPADTVFEPSAGDAAFLVAATERLRSLGVETPELHGVEIHAASAATARRRVAQAGGRATVRTADFFDVTPRPTYTAVLGNPPYIRYQDFRGRQRAQSRRAALHAGVTLSALASSWAAFTVHSALFLAPGGRMALVLPAELLSVNYAAAVRKFLFDRFASVELVMFDEQVFPGAEADVVLLLADGFGAGPSGHAVIHRARNADSLNTELVQRHWSPADPSDKWVSGLIGQRPVEVLHGLQAIGQFDVLERWGETTLGMVTGNNGYFALSPERVAELGLDAGDLLTLSPPGSAHLRGLSLSAQHLGVLGAEGRAVHLFRPGDRPSSAARQYIAAGQAAGVHLAYKCRVRTPWYRVPLLAPADLLLTCMNADTPRLVTNRAHAHHLNSVHGVYLRAEHTTLGRDLLPLAALNSVTVLHAEMVGRAYGGGVLKIEPREADRWLVPAPEVVVARAAELRTVRRGVAGLLSRGRLLDAVALVDDALGLDVDLESVRAARHSLASRRAVRSRRAR, from the coding sequence GTGACCGAAGATACCGCTGCCGCACGTAAGGCGCGCGGTGCGTTCTTCACCCCGACGTCGATCACCCGCTACCTGGCCGACTGGGCCGTCCGCGAGCCCGCGGACACGGTGTTCGAACCCTCCGCCGGTGATGCGGCCTTCCTGGTCGCGGCCACCGAACGGTTGCGCAGCCTCGGCGTCGAAACCCCCGAATTGCACGGTGTCGAGATCCACGCCGCCAGTGCGGCCACCGCCCGTCGCCGGGTGGCCCAGGCCGGCGGCAGGGCGACGGTTCGCACCGCCGATTTTTTCGACGTCACTCCGCGGCCCACCTACACCGCGGTGCTGGGCAACCCGCCCTATATCCGGTATCAGGACTTCCGTGGCAGGCAACGGGCACAGTCCCGCCGCGCGGCGCTGCATGCGGGGGTGACACTTTCGGCGCTGGCGTCCAGCTGGGCCGCGTTCACGGTGCATTCCGCGCTGTTCCTGGCGCCCGGCGGCCGGATGGCGCTGGTGCTGCCCGCGGAATTGCTCAGCGTCAACTATGCCGCCGCGGTGCGCAAATTCCTCTTCGACCGGTTCGCCAGCGTCGAGCTGGTGATGTTCGACGAGCAGGTCTTCCCGGGGGCCGAGGCCGATGTGGTGCTGCTGCTGGCCGACGGGTTCGGCGCGGGTCCGTCCGGGCACGCCGTCATCCACCGTGCGCGCAATGCGGATTCGCTGAATACCGAACTGGTACAACGGCACTGGTCACCGGCGGATCCCTCGGACAAATGGGTCAGCGGTCTGATCGGGCAACGCCCGGTCGAGGTCTTGCATGGCCTGCAGGCCATAGGGCAATTCGATGTGCTGGAACGCTGGGGTGAGACCACGCTCGGCATGGTCACCGGCAACAACGGCTATTTCGCATTGTCGCCGGAGCGCGTCGCCGAACTCGGTCTCGACGCTGGCGACCTGCTGACGCTGTCGCCGCCGGGCAGCGCCCATCTGCGCGGGCTGTCGCTCTCGGCCCAGCACCTCGGCGTCCTGGGCGCCGAAGGCCGTGCGGTGCACCTGTTCCGGCCCGGTGACCGCCCCTCTTCCGCCGCACGGCAGTACATCGCGGCGGGCCAGGCCGCCGGTGTGCACCTGGCCTACAAATGCCGCGTCCGCACACCCTGGTATCGGGTGCCGTTGCTCGCTCCGGCGGACCTGCTGCTGACCTGTATGAACGCCGACACGCCGCGGCTGGTCACCAATCGCGCGCACGCGCATCACCTCAATTCTGTGCACGGGGTGTACCTGCGCGCCGAGCACACCACGCTCGGCCGGGACCTGTTGCCGCTGGCCGCGCTGAACTCGGTGACGGTGTTGCATGCCGAGATGGTGGGGCGCGCCTACGGCGGCGGTGTGCTCAAGATCGAGCCGCGGGAGGCCGATCGCTGGCTGGTGCCCGCACCCGAAGTCGTGGTGGCACGAGCGGCCGAGCTACGGACGGTTCGGCGTGGCGTGGCCGGTCTGCTGTCGCGTGGTCGCCTGCTCGATGCGGTGGCACTGGTCGATGACGCGCTGGGTCTGGACGTCGATCTGGAATCCGTTCGGGCGGCTCGTCATTCGCTGGCGTCGCGGCGGGCGGTAAGGTCGCGCCGTGCCCGCTGA